The Erwinia billingiae Eb661 nucleotide sequence GCGCCAGAATTTCCGGCTGCGATTCCGGGATAAAGGTGCGATGCAGCGTTAAGCGCTGATAACCCAAATGGTTGGCGACGGCACTCAGATCGTTATTCAGCCGCTGAAAAAACGACGAGGGATTGCTGCTGAGAAACGCTTCGATCTGCCACGGCTGCTTATGCTCTTCCGGCAGATAGCGCTTCAGCCCCGCTTCGCGCGCGGCATGCAGCACTTTTCGCACCGTCTCGGGAGAAACGCCGCCGCGATCGTTGAGTACCCGGTCTACCGTGGCCACGCCCACACCGGCCATTTTCGCCAGCATTTGCAGGGTTAACTTTTTCATTTTTACTCCCGGAAACCCGGTAAAAATCCTGACGAAAACATGCCGCGTTCACTTTCTGCATCACAGCGAAAAACAGGGCGATAGGTTGGATGAAATTCTTTGCCGACGCGTCACAATTTGAGCGATTGCAGGCAGGACACCTGTTTGTCCGGCGCAAAAAAGCAGCAGGCCGGAGGCAATGATGTAAAACCATCAACGAAAATCTTGGTCGCGATCACGCTACGAATTATTATCCCCCCAAGTTTGTTAATGCTTTATTAAACACTTTATTTACATGTGAAGTAAATATCTCTGATTTGATATTTAAAATTATCTAAATATCACGAATTTCTATTCCAAAATTAAAATAATAATTCCGCAATGTGATCAATTAACCGGCAGGGAATCTATGAAACGCAGAGAGTTTCTCACCTCAATGGCAGCATTGGGTGTGGCTACGTCATTGCCTGGCGCTCAGGCTGAAGTCGTCACCGGTGGCCAGCCCTGGCAACCAGGAAAAGTAAATACCCCTCCCACTCCGCCACGCACCGGCGGCTTACAGTTTCTGACCCAACATGAGTCTGACACCATGGGCATCATTGCTGAGCACTTTATCCCGGCGGATGAATCCAGCCTCAGTGGTAAAGACGCGGGCTGTGCCACCTTTATCGACCGTCAGCTGGCGGGCGATTATGGCAAGGCTGTTGCCGTCTACCGCCTCGGACGCTTTGTGAAAGGCACGCCTGAGCAGGGCCAGCAATCGTTGCTGACGCCTGCGGAGCGTTACCGCCAGGGCCTGACCGCGCTGGATCAGGCTACCCGCAAAGCCTACGGCAAACCCTTTATTGAACTGGATGAGCCTCGCCGTGAGCAGATCCTGCATGCGATGGAAGCCGGTAAATTCGATTTAGGTGCCGACGTGGACACCAAAGTCTTTTTCGAGCTGCTGCTGCAAAACGTCCGTGAAGGTTTTCTCTCCGACCCGATATACGGTGGAAATAAAGAGATGACCAGCTGGAAAATGCTGGGCTTCCCTGGAGCACGTTATGACTTCCGCGATCTGCTGAGTAAAAAAGGGCAGAAGCTGAATATCATCCCCACCAGTCTGATTGATAACACCCTGTAAATACTGGCTGTTATATTTATGTAGAGAGCAAAGTCTTATGAATAACGTGCGTCCGAAAGCTGATGTCGTCATTGTCGGCCTGGGATGGTGTGGCTCTTTGATTGCCGAAGAGTTGACCCGTGCCGGCCTGAATGTTGTTGCCGTTGAGCGCGGTCCGTGGTTTGAAACCGCCACGGATTTCCCCCCGTCGATTGATACCGATGAACTGCGCTGGGATACCCGCCGCAGCATGCTGCTGCCGCCCGCAGTGGAAACCACCACCTTCCGCAATAACATCACCCAACAGGCGCTACCCAGCCGCGACTGGAACCTGAATGAGCTGGGTTATAACGTCGGCGGCTCCGGTACCCACTGGGCCGGCATGGCATGGCGTTTCACCCCGTTCGATTTGCAGCCGTACACCCAGACCGTTGAGCGCTACGGCAAAAAGCAGATCGCCAAAGGGCTGATCCTGCAGGACTGGGGCGTGACCTATGACGAGCTGGAACCGTTTTACGATCGCTTCGAAAAAATCGCCGGCGTGTCGGGCAAAGCGGGCAAGCTGAACGGCGAAGTGATCCCGGACGGCAACCCGTTTGAAGGCAACCGCAGCAGTGAATATCCGCTGCCGCCGCTGGAAGGCATGCGTCTGACCGATCTGTTCCGCGATGCGGCAAAATCCCTCGGCCAGCACCCGTTTATGGTCCCGGCGGGCCAGGCGTCCCGCGCCTACGTCAACCCGCTTGGCGTGCGTATGGGGCCGTGCACCTACTGCGGTTACTGCCTGTATTACGGCTGCGGTAACTTCTCCAAATCCAGCCCGAACGCCTGCGTGATCCCGGCGCTGATGCAGCGTGAGAACTTCACGGTGCTGACCGATTCCGCCGTGGTGAAGGTCAATAAAGCCGACGACGGCAAGACCGCCACCGGCGTGACCTATCTGGATCGCAATAAAAAAGCGTGGTTCCAGCCTGCGGATATCGTGATCCTTTCGGCATTCCAGATGCAGAACGTGCGTCTGCTGCTGCTTTCCAAAATCGGCGTGCCTTACGATCCGGTCAGCAAGAAAGGCGTGGTGGGCCGCGCCTACAGCTTCCAGACCGTGGCCGGTGCCACCCTGTTCTTTGAAGACGAAAACCTCAACCAGTTTATTGGTGCCGGCGCGCTTTCGCAGCAGGTGGATGACTTCAACGGCGATAACTTCGATCACACCAACCTCGGCTTTATCGGCGGAGCCGGCATTCTGGTGGTGGCGCGCGGTGCGCGTCCGATTGGCAATGCCGACGCGCTGCCGCCAGGCACGCCGCGCTGGGGCAAAGAGTGGAAAAAAGCCTATACCCATGCGTTCCAGAACGGCACCTTTATCTTCGGCCAGGGCACCAGCTATTCCCATGAGGATTACTACCTCGACCTGGACCCGGAATACAAAGATGACAACGGCAATCCGCTGCTGCGCGTAACCTTCGATTACAACGAAAACGACCGACTTGCGGCGAAGTTTATCGAAGAGAAAAGCGTGGAAATCGGTAAGGCAATGGGCGCCAAAATCGTCAACGGCACCAACTCCGCCTCGGGCCACTATTCGCCCTATAACTTTGCCAGTGACCACACCATCGGCGGCGCCGTGATGGGGACCGACCCACAGACCAGCGTGCTCAACCGCTATCAGCAAAGCTGGGACATGCATAACCTGTTTGTCCTTGGCGCTTCATCGTTCCCCAATAATGCCGGCTACAACCCAACCGGCACCATCGGCGCACTCAGCCTGTGGACGGCAAAAGCCATTATTGAGCAATACGTGAAAAACCCCGGCCCACTGGTGAAGGTGTGACATGAAAAAGACCAAAATTTTGGGCGGCGTGGCGCTGATTGCCGTCGCCGTGGCCGCGGGGTTGCTGTGGCAAAATGGCACTACCCGCGCGGATGACGTTGCGGATAACACCCTCCTCACCAGCCAGCCGCCGGGAGCGGAGGATGCCGCCGCCGTGGCGCGCGGGAAGTACATTGCCATCGCCGGCGACTGTGTGGCCTGCCATACCGCGCCGGAGAGCAAAGATGCCTTTGCCGGCGGCTATTCGATCAGCACGCCGTTTGGCGGCATCGTTGCCAGCAATATTACGCCTGATACGGAAACCGGAATTGGCAGCTGGACCGAGCGTGATTTCTATCGCGCGGTGCGTCACGGCAAGGGCAAAGACGGCGAAAACCTCTATCCAGCGATGCCGTATAACGCCTACGTGAAAACCAGCGACAAGGACATGCACGACCTGTGGATGTATATGCGCTCGGTGAAGCCGGTGAATTATCACGCTCCGGAGACCCACCTCGGCTTCCCGTACAATATCCGTCTGGCGATGATGGGCTGGAACCTGTTGTTCTTTAAAAACAGCGGATACGAGCCGGACACATCCAAATCCGCCGAATGGAATCGCGGTGCCTATCTGGTGGAAGGTCTGGAGCACTGTAGCGCCTGCCATACGCCGAAAAATCTGCTGGGCGGCGACACCGGAGCCTATCTGCAGGGCAGTAACCTGGCGGAATGGCATGCGCCGGATATCACCCCGAACCGCTATACCGGCGTCGGCAGCTGGAGCGATCAGCAACTTGTCGACTACCTGAAAACCGGCAGCAACCATGTGGCGGTGGCGTCCGGGCCGATGGCAGAAGCGGTGACCAACTCGACCCAGCATCTGACCGATGCGGATCTACGCGCGATTGCGGTCTACCTGAAATCGCAGCCGGACTCGGGGACCAAAGCCCCACAACCGCTGGCGGCCGATTCGGCGCAGATGAAAATGGGAGCCAACGTCTATTCCGCCAACTGCAGCGCCTGTCATAACAGTGATGGCAAGGGTATCCCGCAGCTTGCGGCCGGACTGGCGAACAATCCGGGGCTGATGGCGGACGATGCGTCGTCGATTATTACCACTATCCTGCAGGGTGGCCGGGGTGCGGTGACGCAGTCCAACCCAACCAGCGGTGCGATGCCGTCGTTTGCCTGGAAACTGTCTGATGAACAGGTCGCGGCTGCCGCAACCTATCTGCGTAACAGCTGGGGCAATGCCGCGCCGGCCGTAACGGCCGATGATGTGGCGAAAAACCGGGCGTTGATAAACATGCCCGCGCAGATGCCAGAAAAGTAGGGGATTGAATTGCGATGAAGGCCGGCTTGCCGGCCTTTTTTACTGACACGTTAATGCGCTGAGCATCCTGCCCGCGCAGCCGCCTTACTGCACCACAAACCGTGCAATCGACGCTTCCAGCATCGATGCCTGGTCGCGCATCGCGCTGGCAGCCGCCGACGACTCCTGAACCAGCGCCGCATTCTGCTGGGTGACGCTATCCATCTGCACGATAGCCACGCCAACCTGAGAAATTCCCCGGTTCTGCTCGTCGGACGCCTGAGCAATCTCGACCAGTATGCTGGTGACGTTGCCGACAGAGTTCACAATCTCATTCATCGTTTCGCCCGCCTTGCCGACCAGTTGCGAGCCGCTGCCAATGCGCGCGACGGATTCAGCAATCAAGGTTTCAATCTCCTTGGCCGCCTGCGCACTGCGCTGGGCAAGGTTCCGCACCTCGCTGGCGACCACCGCAAAGCCGCGGCCCTGTTCGCCCGCGCGGGCAGCTTCCACCGCCGCGTTCAACGCCAGGATGTTGGTCTGGAAGGCAATACTGTTGATTACGGTGGTGATCTCGGCAATTTTACTGGAACTGGCGCTGATCTGATTCATGGTGTCCACCACGCTTTTAACCAACACCCCGCCTTTGTTTGCCGTCTCGGAAGTGGCGCGTGCCAGCTCGCTTGAGTGGTGAATATTCTCCACATTCTGCTTCACGGTGGCCGTCAGCTGCTCCATGCTGGCCGCCGTTTGCTCCAGCGCGGCCGCCTGCTCTTCCGTTCGGGCCGAGAGATCGTTATTCCCTGTCGCAATTTCTGCGGACGCCTGGCTGACCTGGATAACGCCGCTGCGAATATCGCCAATGATGCTGCGCAGATCGTTGCTGATGCCGCCAACCGCTTTCATCAGCTCGCCCAGTTCATCCCGACGCGAGGTCTCCAGACGCACGCTCAAATCACCCTGCGCAATCTGTCGTGCGATCTGCAGCGTGGCGGCGAGCGGACGGGTGATCTGCCGGGAAATAATCACCGCAATGACAATGCTGGCGATGACCGCAGCGGCAAGGATCATCAACATCCACAGAATGGCACTGGCGATATCTTCATGGGTGGCACTCAGTTGCTGGCTGAACAGCTGATTACTGGTGGTGGTCAGTTGCGCCCCCGCCGCGCCAAGCTGCCGGGTCGCCTCCTCTTCCGCCAGCGCCGACGTATTATATTCCTGCACGCTGTCGCGTCTGGCGGCCAGCAGCACCGCCAGTTTTTCTATGGCATTGCCGTCCTCAGGGCTGAGTCGGGGCCTGGCCTGCTCAACAAGTTGAATCGTTTCAGCTAAAAAGCCTGTCAATGCCTGACGATTTGCTGCGCTGTTATCCAACTCCATCAGCCGGACGCGGACGCTGACACCGGCAAGGTGTTTAGCAACGTCGTTCAACGCGGCGGCCGTACCGTCCGGCGAGGCGCTGTATTTTTGCGCCATCGCCTCAGCGTCGGCGGCTTCACCAGTAAGCCTCAGCGCCTGCAGGATAATTTGACGGGAATGCACTTCGCTTACCGTCTCTGCACGATGCTCACGGTAGACGCTCATGGCGCCCGGAAGTGAAGCTATCAACTGACTCTGTTCGGCATCCCAGTGGCGGGTTTTGAGTTGGTCAATGCTGGTTTCTACCGCCCGCAACCGCTCTTCATTCGCCGCGATAAATTTTTCATCATGGGTTTTTACGTACTGCTGGCGGGCATCTTTGGCCTGTGAGAACTGGTCATTAATGTTCTTTAGCTGGCTGAGTTTGTCCGCACGCTCCGCAATATCCCGCAGGTTTTTAATACCACAAGCTGCTACAGCAATGCTGAGGATCAGCACCAGCCCAAATCCCAACATGAGCTTCCTGCCGACTCTGATATTTTCCATAAAAACACGTAATTTTTTCATAAAACTCGAATTCTCCTGTCGTGTTGTCCATGTAATTGCCAGTAAGGCCACAGAGTTATCGGCAGGGAGAAAGTTAATTTCACTATTTATAGTTACAAAATCAACAATTACTCAAGTTTACTAGTGTCGGGTGGTGAGGGGGAGTTGCTTGCGAGAAAGACAGGGGTAAATGACGGGTTTTATTCTTATAAATGGTACTGATTTTGGATGATGTAACGCAGAAGAGTGTTGACGCAGATTGCGCGTTTGTCAAAGCCGGGGCGGGAATTTTTCAACAGCATCCCGCCCGGCGGTTATGACAAAACATCTGACCTCTTGGCTTGCAACATATGAACCTAGAAACGGTAGTGGGTATTCCCCGGTGTTGGCATAACAAATAAGAAACTTTTGCATCCAGATACATCGCGCACTTTATAATAGCGTGCTACTTATGTCTCTAATTCATTCTGGCACTTATCTGGAAAAAGTAAAACAATTGCGCGATGAAATTAATGCATCGCTGCAGAAGAA carries:
- a CDS encoding methyl-accepting chemotaxis protein; translated protein: MKKLRVFMENIRVGRKLMLGFGLVLILSIAVAACGIKNLRDIAERADKLSQLKNINDQFSQAKDARQQYVKTHDEKFIAANEERLRAVETSIDQLKTRHWDAEQSQLIASLPGAMSVYREHRAETVSEVHSRQIILQALRLTGEAADAEAMAQKYSASPDGTAAALNDVAKHLAGVSVRVRLMELDNSAANRQALTGFLAETIQLVEQARPRLSPEDGNAIEKLAVLLAARRDSVQEYNTSALAEEEATRQLGAAGAQLTTTSNQLFSQQLSATHEDIASAILWMLMILAAAVIASIVIAVIISRQITRPLAATLQIARQIAQGDLSVRLETSRRDELGELMKAVGGISNDLRSIIGDIRSGVIQVSQASAEIATGNNDLSARTEEQAAALEQTAASMEQLTATVKQNVENIHHSSELARATSETANKGGVLVKSVVDTMNQISASSSKIAEITTVINSIAFQTNILALNAAVEAARAGEQGRGFAVVASEVRNLAQRSAQAAKEIETLIAESVARIGSGSQLVGKAGETMNEIVNSVGNVTSILVEIAQASDEQNRGISQVGVAIVQMDSVTQQNAALVQESSAAASAMRDQASMLEASIARFVVQ
- a CDS encoding gluconate 2-dehydrogenase subunit 3 family protein, coding for MKRREFLTSMAALGVATSLPGAQAEVVTGGQPWQPGKVNTPPTPPRTGGLQFLTQHESDTMGIIAEHFIPADESSLSGKDAGCATFIDRQLAGDYGKAVAVYRLGRFVKGTPEQGQQSLLTPAERYRQGLTALDQATRKAYGKPFIELDEPRREQILHAMEAGKFDLGADVDTKVFFELLLQNVREGFLSDPIYGGNKEMTSWKMLGFPGARYDFRDLLSKKGQKLNIIPTSLIDNTL
- a CDS encoding GMC family oxidoreductase — encoded protein: MNNVRPKADVVIVGLGWCGSLIAEELTRAGLNVVAVERGPWFETATDFPPSIDTDELRWDTRRSMLLPPAVETTTFRNNITQQALPSRDWNLNELGYNVGGSGTHWAGMAWRFTPFDLQPYTQTVERYGKKQIAKGLILQDWGVTYDELEPFYDRFEKIAGVSGKAGKLNGEVIPDGNPFEGNRSSEYPLPPLEGMRLTDLFRDAAKSLGQHPFMVPAGQASRAYVNPLGVRMGPCTYCGYCLYYGCGNFSKSSPNACVIPALMQRENFTVLTDSAVVKVNKADDGKTATGVTYLDRNKKAWFQPADIVILSAFQMQNVRLLLLSKIGVPYDPVSKKGVVGRAYSFQTVAGATLFFEDENLNQFIGAGALSQQVDDFNGDNFDHTNLGFIGGAGILVVARGARPIGNADALPPGTPRWGKEWKKAYTHAFQNGTFIFGQGTSYSHEDYYLDLDPEYKDDNGNPLLRVTFDYNENDRLAAKFIEEKSVEIGKAMGAKIVNGTNSASGHYSPYNFASDHTIGGAVMGTDPQTSVLNRYQQSWDMHNLFVLGASSFPNNAGYNPTGTIGALSLWTAKAIIEQYVKNPGPLVKV
- a CDS encoding c-type cytochrome, with amino-acid sequence MKKTKILGGVALIAVAVAAGLLWQNGTTRADDVADNTLLTSQPPGAEDAAAVARGKYIAIAGDCVACHTAPESKDAFAGGYSISTPFGGIVASNITPDTETGIGSWTERDFYRAVRHGKGKDGENLYPAMPYNAYVKTSDKDMHDLWMYMRSVKPVNYHAPETHLGFPYNIRLAMMGWNLLFFKNSGYEPDTSKSAEWNRGAYLVEGLEHCSACHTPKNLLGGDTGAYLQGSNLAEWHAPDITPNRYTGVGSWSDQQLVDYLKTGSNHVAVASGPMAEAVTNSTQHLTDADLRAIAVYLKSQPDSGTKAPQPLAADSAQMKMGANVYSANCSACHNSDGKGIPQLAAGLANNPGLMADDASSIITTILQGGRGAVTQSNPTSGAMPSFAWKLSDEQVAAAATYLRNSWGNAAPAVTADDVAKNRALINMPAQMPEK